The Plectropomus leopardus isolate mb chromosome 22, YSFRI_Pleo_2.0, whole genome shotgun sequence genome includes a window with the following:
- the arfgap3 gene encoding ADP-ribosylation factor GTPase-activating protein 3 isoform X1 has protein sequence MSEPSKHDIATIFKRLRSVPTNKVCFDCSAKNPSWASITYGVFLCIDCSGTHRSLGVHLSFIRSTELDFNWSWFQLRCMQVGGNVSAISFFNQHGCTANAANTKYNSRAAQLYREKIKTLATQATRRHGTDLWLDSQAPLSPTSPDDKQVDFFSLHSQTPPENLNMAKMSLSSSTSEKPSSVEKDEDSNGNLDEGPSVDMLSVSPKANLEPSSLIKKKPAAAKKTLASKKGGLGAQKVSSKSFSELEKKAQAADKLREKEESEAAPKNNQPEESIAPSLRLAYKDLERQRKMEEKKLMGLEGKKKEQAERLGMGLGMRSGVSHSVTADMHIIQQENPLGARSTKGRRFADDDDDDGSFTSRVSSRFDDQTETSDGWDNRGEGGGWMKESKKPEPDFYLTSTISSLNDRPSGRRKPEAVPVVDSGEAQKKFGSDVKAISSDMYFGKQDNSEYEAKTRLERYSGSSSISSADLFDDPKKPAASSYRLSNVLPSAPDMTQLKLGVRSVAGKLSVMASGVVNTIQVGQKHGT, from the exons ATGTCAGAGCCCAGTAAACACGATATCGCAACGATTTTTAAGCGTCTTCGCTCCGTCCCTACGAATAAG GTTTGCTTTGACTGCTCAGCTAAAAACCCCAGCTGGGCCAGCATCACTTATGGTGTGTTCCTGTGTATAGACTGCTCGGGGACACACAGGTCTCTCGGGGTGCACCTGTCCTTTATCAG GTCCACTGAGCTGGATTTCAACTGGTCGTGGTTTCAGCTGCGATGTATGCAAGTTGGAGGCAACGTCAGTGCG atttcatttttcaaccaaCATGGGTGCACAGCCAACGCTGCCAATACCAAGTACAACAGCCGAGCTGCTCAGCTGTACAGAGAGAAGATAAAGACATTGGCCACGCAAGCCACCAGACGCCACGGCACTGAT TTGTGGCTCGACAGTCAGGCTCCTCTCTCCCCGACATCCCCAGACGACAAACAGGTGGATTTCTTCAGTCTGCATTCACAG ACTCCTCCCGAAAATCTGAACATGGCCAAAATGAGTCTCAGCTCCTCCACATCAGAGAAGCCTTCAAGCGTGGAAAAAGATGAAGACAGTAATG GTAATCTCGATGAGGGTCCCAGTGTGGACATGCTGAGTGTTTCTCCCAAAGCAAATCTAG AGCCGTCCTCTCTCATCAAGAAGAAGCCAGCTGCTGCCAAGAAAACA TTGGCCTCTAAGAAAGGCGGTCTGGGCGCTCAGAAGGTGAGCAGTAAGAGTTTTTCGGAGCTGGAGAAGAAGGCTCAAGCTGCCGACAAGCTCAGGGAGAAAGAAGAGAGTGAAGCCGCTCCGAAGAACAATCAACCGGAGGAATCCAT CGCTCCGTCACTGAGACTGGCCTACAAAGATCTGGAGCGACAGAGGAAAATGGAGGAGAAGAAGCTGATGGGATTAGAGGGGAAGAAGAAAGAGCAAGCTGAGAGACTGGGCATGGGTCTGGGCATGAGGAg TGGAGTGTCTCACTCTGTGACGGCGGACATGCACATAATCCAGCAGGAGAATCCACTGGGCGCCAGGAGCACCAAAGGACGACGGTTTGcggatgacgatgatgatgacgggTCCTTCACCTCTAG ggtttCATCTCGATTTGATGATCAAACAGAGACCTCAGACGGCTGGGACAACAGAGGCGAGGGAGGAGGCTGGATGAAGGAGAGCAAGAAGCCGGAGCCGGACTTCTATTTGACCTCCACTATATCGTCTCTGAACGACAG gCCCTCAGGCAGAAGAAAACCAGAAGCTGTGCCGGTGGTTGACAGCGGAGAAGCTCAGAAAAAGTTTGGGAGTGACGTGAAGGCAATCTCTTCTGACATGTACTTTGGAAAACAAGATAATTCTGAG TATGAGGCAAAAACAAGACTGGAGAGATATTCTGGGAGTTCCTCTATAAGTTCAGCGGACCTCTTTGATGATCCAAAGAAACCGGCTG CAAGTTCGTATCGTCTGAGCAACGTGCTGCCGAGCGCTCCTGACATGACGCAGCTCAAACTGGGAGTGCGCTCAGTCGCAGGAAAACTCTCCGTCATGGCCAGCGGCGTAGTTAACACAATTCAGGTCGGTCAGAAACACGGCACGTAA
- the arfgap3 gene encoding ADP-ribosylation factor GTPase-activating protein 3 isoform X2 — translation MSEPSKHDIATIFKRLRSVPTNKVCFDCSAKNPSWASITYGVFLCIDCSGTHRSLGVHLSFIRSTELDFNWSWFQLRCMQVGGNVSAISFFNQHGCTANAANTKYNSRAAQLYREKIKTLATQATRRHGTDLWLDSQAPLSPTSPDDKQVDFFSLHSQTPPENLNMAKMSLSSSTSEKPSSVEKDEDSNGNLDEGPSVDMLSVSPKANLEPSSLIKKKPAAAKKTLASKKGGLGAQKVSSKSFSELEKKAQAADKLREKEESEAAPKNNQPEESIAPSLRLAYKDLERQRKMEEKKLMGLEGKKKEQAERLGMGLGMRSGVSHSVTADMHIIQQENPLGARSTKGRRFADDDDDDGSFTSRVSSRFDDQTETSDGWDNRGEGGGWMKESKKPEPDFYLTSTISSLNDRPSGRRKPEAVPVVDSGEAQKKFGSDVKAISSDMYFGKQDNSEYEAKTRLERYSGSSSISSADLFDDPKKPAASSYRLSNVLPSAPDMTQLKLGVRSVAGKLSVMASGVVNTIQDHYGS, via the exons ATGTCAGAGCCCAGTAAACACGATATCGCAACGATTTTTAAGCGTCTTCGCTCCGTCCCTACGAATAAG GTTTGCTTTGACTGCTCAGCTAAAAACCCCAGCTGGGCCAGCATCACTTATGGTGTGTTCCTGTGTATAGACTGCTCGGGGACACACAGGTCTCTCGGGGTGCACCTGTCCTTTATCAG GTCCACTGAGCTGGATTTCAACTGGTCGTGGTTTCAGCTGCGATGTATGCAAGTTGGAGGCAACGTCAGTGCG atttcatttttcaaccaaCATGGGTGCACAGCCAACGCTGCCAATACCAAGTACAACAGCCGAGCTGCTCAGCTGTACAGAGAGAAGATAAAGACATTGGCCACGCAAGCCACCAGACGCCACGGCACTGAT TTGTGGCTCGACAGTCAGGCTCCTCTCTCCCCGACATCCCCAGACGACAAACAGGTGGATTTCTTCAGTCTGCATTCACAG ACTCCTCCCGAAAATCTGAACATGGCCAAAATGAGTCTCAGCTCCTCCACATCAGAGAAGCCTTCAAGCGTGGAAAAAGATGAAGACAGTAATG GTAATCTCGATGAGGGTCCCAGTGTGGACATGCTGAGTGTTTCTCCCAAAGCAAATCTAG AGCCGTCCTCTCTCATCAAGAAGAAGCCAGCTGCTGCCAAGAAAACA TTGGCCTCTAAGAAAGGCGGTCTGGGCGCTCAGAAGGTGAGCAGTAAGAGTTTTTCGGAGCTGGAGAAGAAGGCTCAAGCTGCCGACAAGCTCAGGGAGAAAGAAGAGAGTGAAGCCGCTCCGAAGAACAATCAACCGGAGGAATCCAT CGCTCCGTCACTGAGACTGGCCTACAAAGATCTGGAGCGACAGAGGAAAATGGAGGAGAAGAAGCTGATGGGATTAGAGGGGAAGAAGAAAGAGCAAGCTGAGAGACTGGGCATGGGTCTGGGCATGAGGAg TGGAGTGTCTCACTCTGTGACGGCGGACATGCACATAATCCAGCAGGAGAATCCACTGGGCGCCAGGAGCACCAAAGGACGACGGTTTGcggatgacgatgatgatgacgggTCCTTCACCTCTAG ggtttCATCTCGATTTGATGATCAAACAGAGACCTCAGACGGCTGGGACAACAGAGGCGAGGGAGGAGGCTGGATGAAGGAGAGCAAGAAGCCGGAGCCGGACTTCTATTTGACCTCCACTATATCGTCTCTGAACGACAG gCCCTCAGGCAGAAGAAAACCAGAAGCTGTGCCGGTGGTTGACAGCGGAGAAGCTCAGAAAAAGTTTGGGAGTGACGTGAAGGCAATCTCTTCTGACATGTACTTTGGAAAACAAGATAATTCTGAG TATGAGGCAAAAACAAGACTGGAGAGATATTCTGGGAGTTCCTCTATAAGTTCAGCGGACCTCTTTGATGATCCAAAGAAACCGGCTG CAAGTTCGTATCGTCTGAGCAACGTGCTGCCGAGCGCTCCTGACATGACGCAGCTCAAACTGGGAGTGCGCTCAGTCGCAGGAAAACTCTCCGTCATGGCCAGCGGCGTAGTTAACACAATTCAG gatcACTACGGCTCTTGA
- the LOC121961334 gene encoding inhibitor of nuclear factor kappa-B kinase-interacting protein isoform X2 — MPAELKQRKKSQKQSDEVTETSAANGKDEAQKVKTEAGNNSGANKTSSDLDIRSIMCLLSLVACGALSWVVLQQNERFSEIEEKYKSLHGKTSSMFAMEEEVLKVSKKCESVQLMLEGLGSHRGTQLEGLEKDVSRLKEWASGLTETRAQLQTSMASLRDAVGQIEERTSAIAKDFASKVASVRTDVRRMDGLQSELESLLAQLAELEDKTSQVERSMVKRIGDVLASSIDRVSNLRSASERNTQAIEQLRRRIPELTAADKQISERLMELESGRARLIRTVTFASDLKPKVAAIKRDFGAFEPQLSDLTLRIGRLAEDLMEREKEVAELRQTLSNLTAVEGDLSVTTKQVSEIADLSDIGEMHQPT; from the exons ATGCCCGCTGAGctgaaacagaggaaaaagtcacagaaacaaaGCGACGAAGTGACTGAAACTTCGGCTGCTAACGGCAAAGATGAAGCCCAAAAAGTGAAGACGGAAGCTGGAAACAACTCAGGAGCAAATAAAACGTCTTCGGATTTGGATATTAGGAGTATAATGTGCTTATTGTCGCTTGTAGCCTGCGGGGCTCTGAGTTG GGTTGTTCTGCAACAGAATGAGAGGTTTTCTGAAATTGAAGAAAAGTACAAATCTTTACACGGAAAGACTTCAAGTATGTTTGCCATGGAGGAAGAAGTCTTGAAGGTTTCCAAAAAG TGTGAGAGCGTCCAGCTGATGCTTGAGGGTCTCGGGAGTCATCGGGGGACTCAGCTGGAGGGTTTGGAGAAGGACGTGAGCCGGCTGAAGGAGTGGGCCTCCGGGCTGACCGAGACACGTGCTCAGCTTCAGACCAGCATGGCGTCACTGAGAGACGCCGTGGGACAGATCGAAGAGCGCACCTCTGCCATTGCGAAGGACTTTGCAAGCAAG GTGGCGTCAGTGAGGACAGACGTGCGCAGGATGGACGGCCTGCAGTCTGAGCTCGAGTCTTTGCTCGCTCAGCTGGCAGAGCTGGAGGACAAGACGTCTCAGGTGGAACGCAGTATGGTCAAACGCATCGGGGACGTGCTGGCCAGCAGCATCGACCGAGTCTCAAATCTCCGCTCTGCTTCTGAACGCAACACTCAGGCCATAGAGCAGCTCCGCAGGCGCATCCCTGAACTCACCGCCGCTGACAAACAGATCTCTGAGCGCCTGATGGAGCTGGAGAGCGGCAGAGCTCGTCTGATAAGAACAGTGACCTTTGCCAGCGACCTCAAACCAAAAGTTGCTGCGATTAAGAGAGACTTCGGGGCGTTTGAGCCTCAGCTGTCAGACCTGACTCTGCGGATAGGAAGACTGGCAGAGGAtctgatggagagagagaaggaggtcGCTGAGCTCAGACAGACACTGAGTAACCTCACTGCAGTAGAGGGAGATTTAAGTGTAACAACTAAACAGGTTAGTGAAATAGCTGATTTATCTGATATTGGAGAAATGCACCAGCCAACATAA
- the LOC121961334 gene encoding inhibitor of nuclear factor kappa-B kinase-interacting protein isoform X1 has protein sequence MPAELKQRKKSQKQSDEVTETSAANGKDEAQKVKTEAGNNSGANKTSSDLDIRSIMCLLSLVACGALSWVVLQQNERFSEIEEKYKSLHGKTSSMFAMEEEVLKVSKKLAASEEDLREALSTVSLATRLQEDITNLHAAVMEMQDDENSASRDLQTVNAHFLNVTEMWQERLAAINSDLSTLKAESREAHATATERVNEAERKARSLAEKLEELEDSTKRNARAMERTEEDDAKRARDHLDWNTKQVQNLEQQISSLSKREAELSSLLQEHIPRAQECEEHLPQVEEAVRSILKLASDLSGAEKRLEEVTLQVFGTEDSMLKALNEILEIRQELDTLQAQNSILKMKSELSVVKEAVRELTMVLRENRVDNEKDSDTLEDEGWKYEEDEEWEKDNTDETAQTPHDVLTE, from the exons ATGCCCGCTGAGctgaaacagaggaaaaagtcacagaaacaaaGCGACGAAGTGACTGAAACTTCGGCTGCTAACGGCAAAGATGAAGCCCAAAAAGTGAAGACGGAAGCTGGAAACAACTCAGGAGCAAATAAAACGTCTTCGGATTTGGATATTAGGAGTATAATGTGCTTATTGTCGCTTGTAGCCTGCGGGGCTCTGAGTTG GGTTGTTCTGCAACAGAATGAGAGGTTTTCTGAAATTGAAGAAAAGTACAAATCTTTACACGGAAAGACTTCAAGTATGTTTGCCATGGAGGAAGAAGTCTTGAAGGTTTCCAAAAAG CTTGCTGCCTCTGAGGAAGACCTACGGGAGGCGCTCTCCACCGTCTCCTTGGCAACGAGACTCCAGGAAGACATCACCAACCTCCATGCCGCTGTGATGGAGATGCAGGATGACGAGAACTCTGCCTCCCGTGACCTGCAGACAGTCAACGCTCACTTCCTCAACGTGACGGAGATGTGGCAGGAGCGACTGGCCGCCATCAACTCCGACTTGTCCACCCTGAAGGCCGAGTCACGGGAAGCTCATGCCACAGCCACAGAACGGGTCAACGAGGCCGAGCGGAAGGCTCGGTCGCTGGCGGAgaagctggaggagctggaggacagCACAAAGAGGAACGCCAGAGCTATGGAGCGCACAGAGGAAGACGACGCCAAGCGGGCGCGGGATCATCTGGACTGGAACACCAAGCAGGTCCAAAACCTGGAGCAGCAGATCAGCAGCTTGAGCAAAAGGGAGGCGGAGCTCAGCTCTCTGCTCCAGGAGCACATTCCCCGGGCGCAGGAGTGTGAGGAGCACCTGCCCCAGGTGGAGGAGGCGGTGCGCTCCATCCTGAAGCTGGCGAGTGATCTGAGCGGGGCGGAGAAACGGCTGGAGGAGGTGACGTTACAGGTTTTTGGGACTGAGGACAGCATGCTGAAAGCACTCAATGAAATCCTTGAGATCAGACAGGAGCTGGACACGCTGCAGGCTCAAAACAGCATCCTGAAGATGAAGAGCGAGTTATCCGTGGTCAAAGAGGCGGTCCGTGAACTCACCATGGTGCTGAGGGAAAACAGAGTCGACAACGAGAAGGACTCAGACACTCTGGAGGACGAAGGATGGAAATACGAAGAGGATGAGGAGTGGGAAAAAGACAACACGGATGAGACAGCTCAAACGCCACATGATGTCCTCACTGaatga
- the ckap4 gene encoding cytoskeleton-associated protein 4 produces the protein MTAKNRHKNSSSEKSVASSQQDDAPKKSQKSTGNGVSGPAPQGPRSGSCLGLLATVVFYIALIGAAGFAAFYLQQVVEEIRETSAKHEESAKQSAELSVKMESVVQQVESLRSVVDGLESSLGITRVELEGAISRMKRGEVETRRVEEALQRLQNDLLRDLSEGINEVKEARERDFSSLEKTVEERLAEVSQSIKASVTEFTEAQGEAQSQLADLKARLGDIEDPALIKQELSAIVDAVAEIKTAKQAADASADSFREQVGAVRSELQTRNKEVASLSQEVETVRSVVQETVGSLRQSLSTAEADLKVLKDKSVTLEGSLEQATDAVRNMEKQANAAAAQALKRSDDLEARVKTTEEGGDSLSASVADITSKVESLFAKYDTHESTLAAQVQAAEKVKTGLEQELEALRSSLGELQSQLSSEDSSLSQQVEDLEKRLAAVEGSSSSSMKPEQLQSLQSVVAGLESKAAKLEGHDQAISALQKALQQTTRTLEGLTKGKKGK, from the exons ATGACTGCCAAAAACCGACACAAGAACAGCTCGAGCGAGAAGAGCGTCGCATCCAGCCAACAGGACGATGCGCCGAAGAAAAGCCAAAAGAGCACCGGTAACGGGGTGAGTGGCCCCGCACCTCAGGGGCCACGGTCAGGGAGCTGCCTCGGGCTTTTAGCCACTGTAGTGTTTTATATTGCGTTGATAGGCGCCGCTGggtttgctgctttttatttacaGCAAGTTGTGGAAGAAATCAGGGAGACGAGCGCAAAGCACGAAGAGAGCGCAAAGCAGAGCGCAGAGCTGAGCGTAAAAATGGAGAGCGTCGTTCAACAG GTGGAGTCTCTGAGGAGTGTCGTGGACGGGCTGGAGTCATCACTGGGCATCACACGGGTGGAGCTGGAGGGCGCCATCAGCCGGATGAAGAGGGGCGAGGTGGAGACGAGGAGGGTGGAGGAGGCTCTTCAGAGGCTCCAAAACGATCTACTCAGGGACCTTTCAGAGGGCATTAACGAGGTGAAGgaggccagagagagagacttctCCTCTCTGGAGAAGACTGTGGAGGAACGTCTGGCTGAGGTGAGTCAGTCCATCAAAGCCAGCGTGACGGAGTTCACCGAAGCTCAAGGTGAGGCGCAGAGCCAGCTGGCTGACCTCAAGGCCCGCCTGGGCGACATTGAAGACCCTGCACTCATCAAACAGGAGCTCTCCGCCATTGTCGATGCTGTAGCTGAAATCAAAACAGCCAAACAGGCCGCTGATGCCTCAGCTGATTCATTCAGGGAGCAGGTAGGCGCTGTGAGGTCAGAGCTCCAGACTCGTAACAAGGAAGTAGCCTCACTGTCACAGGAGGTTGAAACAGTGAGGTCAGTGGTGCAAGAGACTGTTGGGAGTCTGAGGCAGTCGCTGTCTACAGCGGAGGCCGATCTCAAGGTTCTCAAGGACAAAAGCGTGACACTGGAGGGCAGCCTGGAGCAGGCGACAGATGCTGTCCGTAATATGGAGAAGCAGGCGAACGCAGCAGCTGCGCAGGCCCTGAAAAGATCAGACGACCTGGAGGCCAGAGTTAAAACCACAGAGGAGGGCGGAGATTCACTGTCAGCATCAGTAGCAGACATCACCTCCAAGGTGGAGTCACTATTCGCCAAATACGACACCCATGAAAGCACTCTCGCTGCACAGGTACAAGCTGCAGAGAAAGTCAAAACAGGCTTGGAGCAGGAGCTGGAGGCACTGAGGAGCAGTTTAGGGGAGCTCCAGTCCCAGCTGTCGTCAGAGGACTCCAGCCTGAGTCAGCAGGTGGAGGACCTGGAGAAGAGGCTCGCCGCTGTggagggcagcagcagcagcagcatgaagcCAGAGCAGCTTCAGAGCTTACAAAGCGTGGTCGCTGGTTTGGAGAGCAAAGCGGCGAAGCTCGAAGGCCACGATCAGGCTATCTCTGCTCTTCAgaaagctctgcagcagaccaCGCGGACACTGGAGGGCTTAACCAAAGGCAAGAAGGGAAAGTAG